The DNA window AGGCGGCGCAGGAACACCTCGTCGCTCACCGGCTCCGGCGGCGTGATCTCGTTGGCCGTGAAATACTCACGCACCAGCAGGTCGATCGGGTTGGTTCCCGGCGCACCCTCGGGCACCTCGACCGGTCGCGGCTTCAGCGGCGGCTCGTAGCGATCCTCGGCAAACGTGAAGCCTTCTTCCCACGGCAGGTCGGCGGCCATCCAGCGGCGCAGGATGTCGACCTCGTCCGGGGTCAGCGCGTCCTTGCCCTTGTCCGGCGGAGGCATTTTCTCGTCCGGATCGTCGCTCAGCACGAGTTCGAGCAGCAGGGAACGGTCCGGCTTCTCGGTGTCGGTGACGTCGGCGTCGAGCACGAGGGCCCGGGTGTTCATCGAGAAGCCGCCCTTCGACTTTTCGCCGCCGTGGCATTCCACGCAGTGCTTCTGCAGCAGCGGCACCACTTCGTGGGCGAAGTCGACCTCGGCCAGCACCGGGGCGGTGCAAAGCAGCGAGAAAAGTCCGAGATTTCTCAGGCGCATGGGCGAACCTACGCACCGGACCGCCAAAGTTCATCGCAAAAATCGCCTGCCGAAGGGGTCAAAATCGGATAGGTTTCGCGGACTCGGGCATCTCCGAGGCCCCATTTTGCCGGACCCCGGCACAAAATGAACTTCCCCGCGCAACTTTCTGAGTCACAGCGCGGTAACTGACCTATCCGATGAAAGCGACCTTCCTGACCCTGCTCCCCGCCCTCGTCCTTGTGGCGGGCGCCAAACCGCTGCCGGAAAAGACCGTGCGCCAGGCGGCGGCCAAGATCGACCAGCTTCTCGAGCAGGACCTGAAGACCGCCGGCCTCAAGCCGACCGCCCGGATCGACGACGCGACCTTCCTGCGCCGCGCCTACCTCGGAATCATCGGACGTATTCCCTCCCACGACGAGGCCACCCGTTTCCTCAGCGACAAGTCGGCCGACAAGCGCCACGCGCTGATCGACGAACTCGTCGCCTCGCCGGGTTTCGACTCGCACCTCTTCAACTGGACCGCCGACCTGCTGCGGGTGCAGACCAGCCAGGAGCAGTTCGGGCTGGGCTGGCATGTCTGGCTGCGCAAGTCGCTGGCCGAGGACAAGCCGTGGGATGACATGGTTCGCGAGATGCTCGGCTCGGAAGGCCACACAGTTTCCGACCCGGCGGTCGGCTACTACCTGCGCGACCGCAACATGCAGCTGGATAACTTCAGCAACACGATGCAGGTCTTCCTCGGCCGCCAGATCGGCTGCGCCCAGTGCCACGACCATCCCTTCGACGACTGGTCGCAGTACGAATACTACCAGATGGCCGCCTTCGGTGGCGGCTTCCAGTACCGCAGTCAGGAGGCCGAGAAAACGGTCCGCAACCTCTCGATGACGATCCTCGAGAAGGATCAGAAGAAGAAGGCCGCTCCGAAGGCCGACTTCGCTCCCGCCAACAAGGCGGCGGAGGCCAAAGCGAAGGCCGCGAAGATGAAGGCGGAACGCGAAAAGAAGGCCCGGGCGATGCGCGCCGAACGCGAGCGCAAGCAGCAGATGCAGCGCAAGCTCCAGACCCTCTCGCGCCAGTTCCGGCCGCTGTTCAAGGACTTCGCCAAGAACGCGCTGCACGACAACCCGTCGGTCGCGCTGACCCTGCCGGAAGACTACCAGTACAGCGACGCCAAGCCGGGCTCGGTCGTGTCGGCCGAGACGCTCTTCGGCCGCCGCCTCAAGGACGTCGCCCCGGAGGAACGCCGGCAGCTCTTCGCCGAGTGGGTCAGCTCACCGGAGAATCCGTATTTCACCAAGGTCATCGCCAACCGCATGTGGCAGCGCACCTTCGGTCACGGACTGGTGGATCCCGTCGATGATTGGGACGAGGACTCCGAGACGCTTCACCCGGAGGTGCTGGCCTACCTCGAAACGACGATGAAGGGCGTGGACTACGACCTCCGCCAGTTCCTGCGCATCCTTTTCCACACCCGGCTCTTCGAACGCGAATGCCTTACGGAGGAACCGGCCATGGGACTGCCTCTGGCGTTCCGCGGCCCCGCACTCACCCGGATGAGCGCCGAGCAGATCTACGACTCGTTCCTCGTACTCACCCGCGGCAAGGTGAACGACGCGCCGACGCAGGCCTTCGAGCGCAAGTGGGACGACTACCGCAAGAAGGTCTCCGACCTCCTCAACGCCCCGGCTCGGGACATGGTGATCCTCGCCGAGTCCGCACGGGCCGGCGAAGAGCTCCGTCGCGAGGCCCAGTCCGAACAACGCGCCGCCCAGAAGAAGCTGGCCGAGGCGAAGACGGAGGAGCAACGGCGGCAGGCGCAGCGCGAACTCGCCAAGATTCGTGAAAAGGTCCAGGAGGCCCGTATGATGGCCGAGCCGGTCATGCGCTACACTCGCGTCGGCAACGGCAAGCGCGACTCCGGCCTCCGTGCATCGGAGCATCCCACACCATTCCGGGCGGGAACGCTCGTTCGCGAGTTCGGCGGCTCCGACCGCGAAACGCCGTCATCGGCCCACACCACTGCCACCGTCCCTCAGGCACTCGCCTTGCTCAACGACTACCAGATGGACGTGTTCCGCGGCAAAGGCAGCTCCCTCGGCCGCAACATCGAGGCAATCAAGTCGCCGGAGAAGCGCATCGAGACCCTCTTCATCACCCTCTACGCCACGCCTCCGACCGAGGAGGAAATCGAACGCTACTCGAAGTTCGCCGAGGACCGGATCGCGCTGCGCGACCTCGCCCGCGCGATGCTTACCTCCAACCGTTTCCTCTTCATCCAGTAATCCCGACCGCCATGAACCCGAATCGCCTCGACGAACTCTCCCGCCGCGACTTCCTCAGCCGCACCGCGAAAACCTGCTTCGGGCTGACCATCGGCGGCTCGATGGCCAACCTGTTCAACTCCCGCGCCTTCGCCGCCGACCCGGGGGTCGTCGGTGCCGGTGGCGGCAAAGCCAAGCACGTCATCTACCTCTACATGTCGGGCGGGATGACCCACATCGACACCTTCGACCCGAAGCCCGACGCCCCCGAGGCCTACCGCGGACCAACGAAAGCCATCTCGACGAAGGTCGACGGCATCCAGCTCGGCCACTGCCTGCCGCTGCTCGCGAAGCACACCGACAAGATCGCGCTGATCCGGTCGATGACCACCAAGCAGGGTGCGCACGCCGAGGGGAAATACGTGATGCACACCGGCTACGCGCCGCGCGGCACGATCACCCACCCGTCGTCCGGAGCATGGGTCTCGAAGCTCGCCGGCCCCATCAATGACGAGTTGCCGTCCTTCGTCCTCGTTGGCGGCGCCAACCGCCACCCCGGCGGCGGGTTCTTCGAGCCGGAATTCTCGCCGCTGCCGATCGGCGCTCCCGAACAGGGCCTGCGCAACGTCCGCCAGCGCGGCGACACCAATGACGAGTCATTCCAGCGCCAGATCGATCTGCGCAAGGAACTCGACCACGATTTCGATACCAAGTTCCACGGTGGCCAGAAGGCGGTCCGCGCCTACAACGACGTCTTCGATTCCGCGGTCAACATGATGCACTCGAAGGATCTCGAGGCATTCGACCTGTCGAAGGAAAGCCAGGACGTCCGCGCCGCCTACGGCACCGATCGCTTCGGCCAGGGCGTGCTGCTCGCACGACGCCTCGTCGAGCGGGGCGTGCGCTTTGTTGAAGTCGAATACGGCGGCTTCGACTGGCACGCCGATGCTTTCGAGCAGATGGAGCAGAAGATCCCGGTTCTCGACCAGGCCCTCTCCGCCTTGCTCGGCGACCTGAAGGCGAACGGCATGCTGGAAAGTACTCTGATCGTCGTAGCAACCGAGTTCGGCCGGACACCCAAGATCGTGACCAACAACGCCGGCCGCAACCACTACCCGAAAGCCTTCTCCGCGCTCATGGCCGGCGGCGGCATCAAGGGTGGCCAGATTTACGGAGCGACCGACGAGACCGCGTCGAACGTCGTCGAGAACGCCGTCACCGCGAAGGACTTCAACGCGACGATGGCCTTCGCCCTCGGCCTGCCGCACGCCTTGCCGGTGATGTCGCCGACCAAGCGCCCGTTCCGCATGGGCGGCCTCGACGGCAAGCCGATCACCTCGCTCTTCTCCTGAGCGAGGCCGCTTCCGTTTTAAGAAAGGTAGGGACAAGCGCCCTCGCTTGTCCGCCGCCCTACCCCGGTGGCATGGGTTCCAACCCCCAACCTTGCCTTTGCGTCACCAATTCGGCAGGATCACTTGAAATTCCGTGAGCCTGAACGAAAGCCACGGAAGTGAACCCGTGGCGATCCATGCCGAAGCGACTTTCCGAATTCACTGAATCCCTGCGTCAACTCGGGGAGATCGAGGTGACCCCGTGGGACTTGATGGAGGTCCTGCACAAGGACGTGCGCGACCTTGAGATCGGCGATTCCCTTCGCAGGCTCGGCAACACCAAGGTCACCGACTGGGAGCTCGGCGACGTGATGCCGGCGGTCCAACGCCTCGCGCACCGGGAAGTCGACATCGCCGGCATGGTGCGGCGCACCGCCCACTACAAGGTCATCGAGTGGGACTTCCGTGATGCGCTCAAGAACCACTCCAGCGCACCCAAGCAAACCCGACGTCTCAGCAAGTCCGAGAAGGAAGCCCTGCGGGAGCAACTTCGCAGCTTCCTTGAATTCACCGTGGCGAGCCTCGTCAGTGATCCGCATTCGGTGGACGTGACCGTTCGCGAAATCGCGCCGTCGCTTTTCGGCTTCCGCGTTCTCGTTTCACAGAAGGACGTCAAGGATCTGATCGGACGAGGCGGCGCCTCCGGGTCCGCGCTCCGGAATCTCCTGAAGGCCGCCGCCGTCCATGGCGGTGTCGAGGCCGTGCTTCAGATCCAATCCCACGAGGAGGCCTTCGCCGCAGCCGGCCACGGGCGTTGAGTCCCGGCATACCAAGAAGCGGATCTCCAGCCCCGCGGGATCGATGGCGAAACCGCCGGCTCCAGCCCTAGAGTGGCGACGGCGGCCCGTCACAAACTCCAGCCCCGAAGGGGGCGTCGGCAGTTAGCCACGGGGTTCACCCCGTGGTTATGTTCGCAGTGAGATTCCCAAGCCCCGCGAGGGGCGCAGGCGGAGTCGCGAGCAACCGATGGGTCCCGCTTCGCCTTCGCCCCTCACGGGGCTCCAAAATTCCGTTGCGCACGAGACCACGGGGTGAACCCCGTGGCTAACTGCCGGCGTCCCTTCGGGACTTTGAGGCGAACCAGTATCGGCATCCTTTCGGCACCCGGAAATAACCCCGGCCCGCTAGGTGGTTTCCCGACGGAAGCGGCCCCCTGCTCCATTGTCATACCCACGGATTCCAACTTGCGCGCCGGACGATGCGGGACGACCGGTGCGATCGACCGAAACCCAATCGACCATGAGCAAAGACGCAAAGGACCCGAATCTCGAATCGCTCCGCGACGCCGTAAAGAACGACCCTTCCGACTGGGAGGCACGCAAGTCACTGGCCCACCGGCTTTACGACAGCGGGGAGTTCGGCGACGCCGCCCACGTCATCTGGGACGCCGAAGAGATCCCGAGTGTCGACCTCGAACTGGCCTTCGCCGCGCGTGTATTGGCCAAGGCCGCGCCGAGAAAATCGATCCGGCTCCTCACCGCGCTGCTCGAACACAACAAGGGCAAGGCCGTCCAGAACCTCGGACTGGCCAACGCCCTGATGCACCACGGCATGGTACTCCAGGCCGCCCGCTTCTACGGAGCTGCCCTGGAAGCCGATCCTTCTTTCGCCAATCCGGAGCTTGAGCACTTCATCCTCTGGACCGACGACGAAGAATCACTGTGGGGCGACTTCAAGAATCGCAAGCCGAAGCTCGGCGAACTGCCTTGGATGAAACGCGATCCGAAGGAAGCGATGAAGCTGACCAGCAAGGTCAGCCACCATACGTCTCCGGTGAAGGTTCCGAATCTCGAACCCGCCGCCGGCGAGGAACTGGAAAACGACATGTATCAGCAGGAGGCGAAGAAGGGCGCCGACCCGAGCCCGCCGCCTGCCGTGACCATCCCGGTCGACCGGGTCGACCCGAAGCACCGTCGCTTCGATTCCGAAATGGGAGCCCCTGACGCCGGCAAGGCGAAGAAGGCCGAAACCTCCGAGCCGGCCGAATCGCCAAAGCCGGAAGCCGAGGTCGCAGAAGAGGAACCAAAGTCGCTTCCGAAGCCCGCGGTAGCCAAACAAGAACCCGAACCGGAGAAATCGAAAACTCCAACCTTGGGAGCACCCCCCGCCGCCGGCAATCCTCCGCCGCCGACCATCAAACTGAACCCGCCCAAGACGGTTCCGCCACCCGCCAAGCCCGGCGCCCCGGCAACCAAGAAGCTCAACTTCGGACCGCCGAAGGAAGCCTCCACGCCGAGGGCCGCGATCACCGTCGACAAGGACGAGTCGTGAGCCGTAAGGCGGACCGCGCGAGCCCACTCGCGCACCCGGCTCGCTAGGCAAGACGACCCCGGCGCCCGAGCGTCAGGGCACCTTGAAGTATTTCTTCTCGGAAGCCGGATAGTGCGGGTCCGCCACCAGCGCGCCGCTCGGGAAGCCCGCGACGTCGACCAGCTTGTTGTTGTACGGACTGAAAACGAACCCGTCGCGACCCGGCACCTTGCGCGCCACCGGAACCGACCCGGACGGAGGCAACGGGTTCGGATCGCGGCGGATCTCCGGCTCGGGTTCCTCCTCGGGCGGAGTCGGCTCGTCCGGTGGCAACTGAGTCCCGGGCGGAGTCATCGGCGGATTCGTCGCCAGCGGCGCGTCCGAGACACCCCACCAGCAGCTCGAAAGCATCAGGCTCCCCGAAACCACACCCGCCATCGAAAGCCACGACCGCATCCACTTCGTCTTCATGCTAGAAAAACAGCATTTCAGCCGATGACTGTCAACCCCTCGCTTTCGCGGAAGCAAAAGAGGCCGCCCGGGATTTCCGGGCGGCCTCGTGCTTGAGAAGCGGTCTTCCAATCTCAGGGCAGGGTCACGCTCAACCTGAGGAACAACCTCCCTGCCACGGGCTTGGCGACGGTAACCTCGACCGTGCTCCATGGATTCATTCCGTCGGGCGTGACGCTGATGGTCGCGTTGCCGGGATCGACGGCCGTGGTCCACGGAGCCACGAGGTCCTCGTCGAATTCGACCGACCACATGTCCGGACTGAACGAAGCCGCTTCATCGGTGAGCCGGAACGAGAAGGTCACGCTGCCACCGTTGTCGGTCAGCGTCGGCAGCAGGTCGCTATCGTTGCTGTTGGCGGCGGGATCGGAAATGCCGCCAACTACGAACTCGATCCCATTGGCAATGCCGTCACCGTCCGAGTCCGCCTCCGGTCCGGCTCCGACGATGTTGTTCGCCACTTCGTAGGCATCGTAGGCCGTACCCGCGCCGGTCACGAGGAGTTCGATGTCGTTGTTGTTCACCTGCAAGGTGCCCGTCGCCGAGCCGATCGGACCACTGAGATCAGCACCATCGAAGGTGCCGCTCAGGGTGCCGCTCTGGACAAGCACATAAACGCCGTTCTGCAGCCCCCCGAGGTCGGTGAAGTTGAAGTCGGAGAAGCCGAAGATTCCAGTGCCGAGAGCGGTATCGCCGGTGACCACGATCTGGTCGCTGGCACCGATGGCATCGAGCTCGAAGTCGAGGACGCCCGCGCCTCCCGCCATGGCAGACAGGTCGAGGTCACCATCGATCGTCAGCGTGCCCGCGGAAGCTCCCGGTGCGATTCCCGCGCCCGCCGCCACCGTGACACTCGAAGTCAGCGAGCCGGTGCCGCCGAGAGCGCCATCATTGACTTCGGTCGTGCCGGTGTAGGTGTTGGCGCCGTTCAGCACCAAGGTGCCCGTGCCGACCTTGACCAGGTTGAGCACCTCCGCACCACCGTCGACAATAGTGCCGTCGTAGCTCGTGCTCGAGTTGTCCGACCCAACGGTGAGTGTCGATGCGACTCCTCCGAAGTAGTTCCCCACATCGCCGCCGGTGCCCGACAGGCTGGCGAACGAGAAATCCCAACCGTTGAGGCGCAGCGATCCTCCATTCACCTTGAGCGGACCCGGACTGAAGGCGAAAGCACCTTGGTCTCCGGCGCTCAGCACGCCTTGGGTCACACGGGTTGAGCCGTAGGTGTTCGGCGCGGCGGGATCCAGGATCAGCCCGCTGGCTCCCCACTTCTCCAACTCGAAGCCACCGCTGATCTGGCCGGTCACACGACCCGAGCCCGCTCCCTGGTAGCAAACCAACCGGCTGTCACCGGTAAGCGTGACGTTACCCGCAAGCACCGCGTTGATCTCGAAGCGGATCGCACCCAGACGGCCGGCACCTTCAAGCCAGCCAAGTCCGGTGACTTCGAGATCCTCGTTGTGCGTCCCGGCAATCAGCCACGCCTGCCCCTCATCCAGCACCTGGATCGGTGAAGTGATATCATCGAAGTCCGGCGGATCGATCCGCAGGCGGGCGTCGTCAATGACGAGCTTGCCGCTGAAACCGGCAGTCGAACCAACGACATCATACTGCGATTGCCCTGAGAGACCGTTGCCGTTGATCAACAGGTTGCCGTCACCAGTCAGCGCGCCGACGCCGCCACCATTGCTCCGGAAGTATTGAACCGTGCCCGGCGCATTCACAGTGGTGAGCCCTTGGATCGATCCCGTCGTGGTGTTGTTACCAAGACGCAGCAGCCCGTCGCTCACCAAGGTGCCGCCCGAGTAGCTGTTGTTGTTCGTCAGGGTCAGCTCACCGTTACCCGTCTTGCTCAGCATTCCTCCGCCCGCGATCGCCGCGCCGCTGACGACGTAGTCGTTGCCCGCGGTATTGGTGAAGCTGACCGAATTCGGCACGACCGATCCCGCGGTGTCATCCACCACCACGTTGAACGAGCTCGCGGTGTCGTCGAACAGCGCGGAGTCCCCGATGAAGAACAGGCTGTCGGTTCCGTTGCTCCAGTTGGTCGAGACGCCGCCGATTTCCCACACGCTATCACCCGCACCGGTCCACGTGTTGGCCACAGTTCCCAGATCGAGCTCGATGGCCATCCCGGGCATGTTGTCGCTGAAGGTGGCCATCCGGAAACCGGTCGAGTTGAAGTCGAGATTGTCGGTCAGATCGCCCGGAGCCCCGTCGTCACTCACGTTGCCGGCGTAGGAAACCACGGTCAGCGGTGAGCCGACCGGCGGAGCGGCGGACAGCACCACGGTCGTGATTCCGTTCAGGTAGAGATCGTTGCAGCTCGGAGGGCTGTTCGGGTCGACGACCAAGGTCGCGCCACCTGTCGTACCCAGTGTCAGGTCTCCGGCAATCGAACCTTCCGCACCGAGGGTCGCCGGGTCGCCGACGACCACGCTGCCGCCAAGCGCTGCACCGGTGTTGAAGCGACCTCCGGATACGGTCACGGTACCGGTGTATCCACTGCCGTCGCCGAGCAGGCTGATCGTGCCGTTGGCGGTGGCGTTCGAGGCGATGTTGATCTCCAGATCGGCGCTGCCGAGGAGGTCACCGGTGATGGCACCGCTCTTGTTGTTGTAGCCGACGACCCGCGACGGATTCGCCACCGTCACGTTGCCGTTCCACGTCGTGCTCTCGAAGCGAATCGCACCGAGCTTGCCGGCCCCTTCCGAAGCACCGAGACCGCTGATAATCGCGTTGTTGGACTGGTTGGTGGTGAGAAAGACCTGACCGCCGTCGTTGATCGTAACGTCGCCGGGACCGAAGGCTCCCGAGCCGCTGAACACCACGCGGCCGCCGTTGATGGTTGTGCCGCCGGTGTAGCTGTTGGCGGCAGCCAACGAGAGCTGATTCTTGTTGTTCTTCACCAATGTCACCGCGCCGCCTCCATCCGTGATTTCCGTGAAAATCCGCTGGTTGGCTGTGCCGATACCGCCATCGTTCACCGTGCTGCCATTGACCGTCAGCGTTG is part of the Haloferula helveola genome and encodes:
- a CDS encoding DUF1501 domain-containing protein — its product is MNPNRLDELSRRDFLSRTAKTCFGLTIGGSMANLFNSRAFAADPGVVGAGGGKAKHVIYLYMSGGMTHIDTFDPKPDAPEAYRGPTKAISTKVDGIQLGHCLPLLAKHTDKIALIRSMTTKQGAHAEGKYVMHTGYAPRGTITHPSSGAWVSKLAGPINDELPSFVLVGGANRHPGGGFFEPEFSPLPIGAPEQGLRNVRQRGDTNDESFQRQIDLRKELDHDFDTKFHGGQKAVRAYNDVFDSAVNMMHSKDLEAFDLSKESQDVRAAYGTDRFGQGVLLARRLVERGVRFVEVEYGGFDWHADAFEQMEQKIPVLDQALSALLGDLKANGMLESTLIVVATEFGRTPKIVTNNAGRNHYPKAFSALMAGGGIKGGQIYGATDETASNVVENAVTAKDFNATMAFALGLPHALPVMSPTKRPFRMGGLDGKPITSLFS
- a CDS encoding beta strand repeat-containing protein — translated: MKSIDPPPHHRRYAASSSVVLRTAAFSLITTAVGSAATVNWSSAPYVHSDASAGTMGIDQFDQSDLPFLAVNLGAGGATLTQSADPDIDFAASDPRLGLTNLGSSYGGFHANNGSANNLISRTGAYSGSVGTVTISGLSIGEDYRVQLYLMDGRGGGLAGRYVEVDGINQGVYGNGVSGSTWGDGLLVTGTFTADANQQSFTIQTFNSNSSSAGTQLNAIVVHGTALYWDGQNSGGGNGSSDNWDNATANWNPLDDFTGIATSWIGGRNAAFTGTGGAVNLTDTVLPKTLFVTSPGYSLTGATLELNDAAINNSEDFEVAATVTGTGTFSKSGAGLLTLSGDGSGFTGLLSNADGSTALASANWASAGFFVPAGTLYADPVGTITIDALEVGNGTVSIAPGSGIEIASGVLDFTTGQSGLVTGGGPLTSSLATLTVNGSTVNDGGIGTANQRIFTEITDGGGAVTLVKNNKNQLSLAAANSYTGGTTINGGRVVFSGSGAFGPGDVTINDGGQVFLTTNQSNNAIISGLGASEGAGKLGAIRFESTTWNGNVTVANPSRVVGYNNKSGAITGDLLGSADLEINIASNATANGTISLLGDGSGYTGTVTVSGGRFNTGAALGGSVVVGDPATLGAEGSIAGDLTLGTTGGATLVVDPNSPPSCNDLYLNGITTVVLSAAPPVGSPLTVVSYAGNVSDDGAPGDLTDNLDFNSTGFRMATFSDNMPGMAIELDLGTVANTWTGAGDSVWEIGGVSTNWSNGTDSLFFIGDSALFDDTASSFNVVVDDTAGSVVPNSVSFTNTAGNDYVVSGAAIAGGGMLSKTGNGELTLTNNNSYSGGTLVSDGLLRLGNNTTTGSIQGLTTVNAPGTVQYFRSNGGGVGALTGDGNLLINGNGLSGQSQYDVVGSTAGFSGKLVIDDARLRIDPPDFDDITSPIQVLDEGQAWLIAGTHNEDLEVTGLGWLEGAGRLGAIRFEINAVLAGNVTLTGDSRLVCYQGAGSGRVTGQISGGFELEKWGASGLILDPAAPNTYGSTRVTQGVLSAGDQGAFAFSPGPLKVNGGSLRLNGWDFSFASLSGTGGDVGNYFGGVASTLTVGSDNSSTSYDGTIVDGGAEVLNLVKVGTGTLVLNGANTYTGTTEVNDGALGGTGSLTSSVTVAAGAGIAPGASAGTLTIDGDLDLSAMAGGAGVLDFELDAIGASDQIVVTGDTALGTGIFGFSDFNFTDLGGLQNGVYVLVQSGTLSGTFDGADLSGPIGSATGTLQVNNNDIELLVTGAGTAYDAYEVANNIVGAGPEADSDGDGIANGIEFVVGGISDPAANSNDSDLLPTLTDNGGSVTFSFRLTDEAASFSPDMWSVEFDEDLVAPWTTAVDPGNATISVTPDGMNPWSTVEVTVAKPVAGRLFLRLSVTLP
- a CDS encoding DUF1549 domain-containing protein — translated: MKATFLTLLPALVLVAGAKPLPEKTVRQAAAKIDQLLEQDLKTAGLKPTARIDDATFLRRAYLGIIGRIPSHDEATRFLSDKSADKRHALIDELVASPGFDSHLFNWTADLLRVQTSQEQFGLGWHVWLRKSLAEDKPWDDMVREMLGSEGHTVSDPAVGYYLRDRNMQLDNFSNTMQVFLGRQIGCAQCHDHPFDDWSQYEYYQMAAFGGGFQYRSQEAEKTVRNLSMTILEKDQKKKAAPKADFAPANKAAEAKAKAAKMKAEREKKARAMRAERERKQQMQRKLQTLSRQFRPLFKDFAKNALHDNPSVALTLPEDYQYSDAKPGSVVSAETLFGRRLKDVAPEERRQLFAEWVSSPENPYFTKVIANRMWQRTFGHGLVDPVDDWDEDSETLHPEVLAYLETTMKGVDYDLRQFLRILFHTRLFERECLTEEPAMGLPLAFRGPALTRMSAEQIYDSFLVLTRGKVNDAPTQAFERKWDDYRKKVSDLLNAPARDMVILAESARAGEELRREAQSEQRAAQKKLAEAKTEEQRRQAQRELAKIREKVQEARMMAEPVMRYTRVGNGKRDSGLRASEHPTPFRAGTLVREFGGSDRETPSSAHTTATVPQALALLNDYQMDVFRGKGSSLGRNIEAIKSPEKRIETLFITLYATPPTEEEIERYSKFAEDRIALRDLARAMLTSNRFLFIQ